In Promicromonospora sp. Populi, one genomic interval encodes:
- a CDS encoding LytR C-terminal domain-containing protein, with translation MTSPGYDQARVERRRREHERQAVVFGVLIAFLAVCGIFALAVYSGAISSPFNRPFTTVGAAEQETYPVPCLPEVEGQPDGALPIAYSDIQVRVFNASAVSTVGGEVGAAAAFATDLTERGFVVIDLDNFEGAQVVVSELRFGTRGVVAAYTLAQHLPNVRFVLDARTGTSVDLLVGEDYEAPYPADQVVLSEDQPLQNREGCVPVADVTPQPVESPSVASEEASG, from the coding sequence GTGACATCCCCCGGATACGACCAGGCGCGCGTAGAGCGCCGGCGCCGCGAGCACGAGCGCCAGGCCGTGGTCTTCGGTGTGCTCATCGCGTTCCTGGCGGTCTGCGGGATCTTCGCGCTGGCGGTCTACTCCGGCGCGATCAGCTCCCCGTTCAACCGGCCGTTCACCACGGTGGGTGCGGCCGAGCAGGAGACCTACCCGGTGCCCTGCCTGCCAGAGGTCGAGGGGCAGCCCGACGGCGCCCTCCCGATCGCCTACTCGGACATCCAGGTACGAGTGTTCAACGCCAGCGCGGTGTCCACGGTGGGCGGCGAGGTCGGCGCCGCGGCCGCCTTCGCGACGGACCTGACCGAGCGCGGGTTCGTGGTGATCGACCTTGACAACTTCGAGGGCGCGCAGGTGGTCGTCTCGGAGCTGCGGTTCGGTACGCGGGGTGTCGTCGCGGCGTACACGCTCGCCCAGCATCTTCCGAACGTGCGGTTCGTGCTGGACGCGCGCACCGGCACGTCTGTCGACCTGCTCGTGGGCGAGGACTACGAGGCGCCCTACCCGGCGGACCAGGTGGTCCTCAGCGAGGACCAGCCGCTTCAGAACCGTGAGGGGTGCGTTCCCGTCGCCGACGTGACGCCGCAGCCGGTGGAGTCGCCCTCGGTCGCGTCCGAGGAAGCGTCCGGATAG
- a CDS encoding type II toxin-antitoxin system VapB family antitoxin — MIFKAVGDGRPYPEHGRSRTRDWVDVPPRQVRLDELVTTKRTLDLDTLLAEDSTFYGDLFAHVVEYEGTLYLEDGLHRAVRAALQQRPVLHARVLIIR; from the coding sequence ATGATCTTCAAGGCCGTAGGGGACGGCCGCCCGTACCCCGAGCACGGACGGTCGCGCACGCGCGACTGGGTCGACGTGCCGCCCCGCCAGGTACGGCTCGACGAGCTGGTGACAACAAAGCGCACGCTCGACCTCGATACGCTCCTGGCGGAAGACTCCACGTTCTACGGTGACTTATTCGCACACGTCGTCGAGTACGAGGGCACTCTTTACCTTGAGGACGGGCTGCACCGCGCTGTGCGCGCCGCCCTCCAGCAACGTCCAGTCCTGCACGCACGCGTGCTCATCATCCGTTGA
- a CDS encoding ABC transporter permease: MSAAVATPSDPVLARPAFGSTLAGTGKLLRFMLRRDRMRILWWTVGVTLLYAGGLGEYLVLADDAQAREARSVLLSSPAMISMSGPGYGLDNYQPGPAVANELSLWIVLTLAVMSILQIVRHTRSEEESSRSELVRAGIVGRHAPSVAALLLVLIMNVVIALTTGAVLAAQDLDATQSFAMTFSIALGALVFGAVALVAAQAYEHGRGAIGLSFAVLGAAFLLRALGDIQELHGSALSWLSPIAWVQQTRVFVDLRLWPLGLCLAAVILLILLAAFLGSRRDYASGLVAVRKGRADARPTLTGPVSLALVQQRSALLWTGFGLGVMWLASGTIIREVPNMLEAVESNPMYAALLGSGEDLVRTFLGIFGLYIAAGAAAYAIASSLRVKGEEEAGLTELALAAPVSRRRWLGSSLAITLLGTLLVQVSGPLALWLGAASTGYDDIAFREYLELSLAYLPALAVVVAVAAALYAWVPRATGITWVLFGYMFVVGMFADLFDLPDWARGISPFWWVGNPMLESVEVSHMWGLGGVAVVLFALAFVGFRRRDVPGV, encoded by the coding sequence ATGAGCGCGGCCGTCGCGACGCCGTCGGACCCGGTCCTGGCTCGTCCGGCGTTCGGCTCAACCCTCGCCGGGACAGGAAAGCTGCTGCGGTTCATGCTCCGCCGGGACCGCATGCGGATCCTCTGGTGGACCGTCGGCGTCACGCTGCTCTACGCGGGCGGGCTCGGTGAGTACCTCGTGCTCGCCGACGACGCCCAGGCGCGCGAGGCGCGGTCCGTCCTCCTCTCGTCGCCCGCCATGATCTCGATGTCGGGGCCGGGATACGGCCTCGACAACTACCAGCCCGGTCCGGCGGTGGCCAACGAGCTCAGCCTCTGGATAGTGCTCACCCTGGCCGTGATGAGCATCCTGCAGATCGTGCGCCACACGCGGTCCGAGGAGGAGAGCAGCCGGTCCGAGCTGGTCCGGGCCGGCATCGTGGGCCGGCACGCGCCGTCCGTGGCGGCGCTGCTCCTCGTCCTGATCATGAACGTCGTGATCGCCCTGACGACCGGGGCCGTGCTCGCCGCGCAGGACCTCGACGCCACCCAGTCCTTCGCGATGACGTTCTCGATCGCGCTCGGGGCGCTCGTCTTCGGGGCCGTGGCACTCGTCGCCGCGCAGGCCTACGAGCACGGGCGGGGCGCCATCGGTCTCTCGTTCGCCGTGCTCGGCGCAGCCTTCCTGCTGCGCGCCCTGGGCGACATCCAGGAACTGCACGGCAGCGCCCTGTCCTGGCTCTCGCCGATCGCATGGGTCCAGCAGACACGGGTCTTCGTCGACCTGCGGCTATGGCCGCTCGGCCTGTGCCTGGCGGCGGTGATCCTGCTGATCCTCCTGGCGGCCTTCCTGGGGTCTCGCCGCGACTACGCCTCCGGGCTGGTAGCGGTGCGCAAGGGTCGCGCAGACGCCCGGCCCACGCTCACCGGCCCCGTCTCGCTCGCCCTGGTGCAGCAGCGGAGCGCCCTGCTCTGGACCGGGTTCGGCCTCGGCGTGATGTGGCTCGCCTCCGGCACCATCATCCGGGAGGTGCCGAACATGCTGGAGGCAGTCGAGAGCAACCCCATGTACGCCGCTCTCCTCGGCAGCGGCGAGGACCTGGTGCGGACCTTCCTCGGGATCTTCGGCCTGTACATCGCGGCGGGCGCCGCGGCCTACGCGATCGCGTCGTCGCTCCGGGTCAAGGGCGAGGAGGAGGCCGGGCTGACCGAGCTCGCACTGGCGGCACCGGTGTCCCGGCGGCGCTGGCTCGGATCCTCCCTGGCCATCACGCTGCTGGGGACCCTGCTGGTCCAGGTCAGCGGTCCGCTCGCGCTGTGGCTCGGCGCGGCGTCGACCGGATACGACGACATCGCGTTCCGCGAGTATCTCGAGCTGAGCCTCGCGTACCTGCCGGCGCTCGCGGTGGTCGTCGCGGTAGCGGCCGCGCTCTATGCCTGGGTGCCGAGGGCTACCGGAATCACCTGGGTGCTGTTCGGCTACATGTTCGTCGTGGGCATGTTCGCCGACCTGTTCGACCTGCCGGACTGGGCGCGCGGCATCTCGCCGTTCTGGTGGGTCGGCAACCCAATGCTTGAGTCGGTCGAGGTGTCACACATGTGGGGCCTGGGCGGGGTTGCCGTCGTGCTGTTCGCGCTCGCCTTTGTGGGGTTCCGGCGGCGGGACGTACCGGGCGTCTGA